One Hordeum vulgare subsp. vulgare chromosome 4H, MorexV3_pseudomolecules_assembly, whole genome shotgun sequence DNA window includes the following coding sequences:
- the LOC123450663 gene encoding probable magnesium transporter NIPA1 codes for MVMSLDNLRGFALATSSSAFIGSSFVIKKIGLKKAGDVGIRAGSGGYSYLYEPLWWIGMVTMILDEAANFAAYAFAPTIIVTPLGALSIIFSAVLAHFILNERLHMFGVVGCALCVVASVDIVLHAPMERKIDSVSEIWQLTTEPGFIVYSCLAVALALVLMFWVVHHTEQRKMLAYVTICSLFGSLTVISVKAVANALKLSFNGVNQFIYIQTCDYMLFSAAELFKQAMVSASISHLQVETT; via the exons ATGGTGATGTCTCTGGACAATTTAAGGGGCTTCGCCTTAGCCACGTCATCGAGTGCTTTTATTGGATCTAGCTTTGTGATCAAGAAGATTGGCCTGAAGAAAGCTGGGGACGTTGGGATAAGAGCAG GTTCTGGAGGCTACTCATACTTATATGAACCGTTATGGTGGATAGGAATGGTAACTA TGATTCTGGATGAGGCGGCCAATTTTGCAGCATATGCATTTGCTCCAACAATAATTGTTACTCCTCTTGGAGCATTGAGCATCATATTTAG CGCAGTGCTAGCACACTTCATTTTGAATGAGAGGTTGCATATGTTTGGCGTGGTTGGTTGTGCATTGTGTGTTGTTGCTTCAGTTGATATAGTGTTGCATGCCCCAATGGAAAGAAAGATTGATTCAGTTAGCGAAATATGGCAACTCACAACTGAACCAG GTTTCATAGTCTATTCTTGCTTGGCTGTAGCTCTTGCACTTGTTTTAATGTTCTGGGTTGTTCACCATACCGAGCAAAGGAAAATGCTCGCATATGTTACAATATGTTCACTATTCGGGTCTCTTACG GTTATCAGTGTTAAGGCAGTGGCCAATGCTTTAAAGCTCTCATTTAATGGAGTGAACCAATTTATCTACATCCAAACTTGTGATTATATGCTGTTTAGTGCAGCTGAATTATTTAAACAAG CTATGGTTAGTGCCTCCATATCTCATTTACAAGTAGAGACCACttga